One window of Penaeus chinensis breed Huanghai No. 1 chromosome 3, ASM1920278v2, whole genome shotgun sequence genomic DNA carries:
- the LOC125038952 gene encoding girdin-like isoform X5, with the protein MEENAQLQLSNKNSLSESATLVAQLDHLKSRGPLNGSSVGSDLIGDAQARVLKLQLENQRLEAEVEQLKRDSLLASADKLLELEKENKRLSIKVTQLQEVSQKERSQVLETQGESEQRHQEIQRLHQTLNTVKTNSQRQIDELQQENTQLVELIEGLRERQKKTTDTRLLDVESENKKLQDINLQLQSQVSRLEYEKQQLNRLTERLRESADKLSEVEHQKNEIERENRDLQKAIAALRESCEKHETLEHDYASLEVEFSRVSKTLANMRETVAKLESAQSEKLQMQVEVERLNRSMDSLRSSSVRMADLESEKETQLQQINLLQHELKSLKAQKSRAEQAELELLTAHNEVQKKKRTLDTVQKKLAESEREKAELENENSKLQRTVETLKLSTKKLNDMERDLTELESTNDRLDRENKSLQKEVTRLRNAMEVKDGLIDDAASKISTQERDIKRLNKDVEQFRTSDNRVRELEKEKRELEQQMMTERKTLSCLREDLVAEKVKTQQLSNQLDSLRSDLSKLGLNANNLTAPASDNDDDRYKALESMLEETLKRSVEVREEKIASLESRLNESVSRNKELRKHLMEVKSDFETLRQRHQEEGIIEDVSKEVAKLRESVYRTNEEKGSLENEISELKSQAASYREQVCALQSQVTSLSNQNTVLSQHNATLQGENARLQVENTTLQSQSASLIAQNSALQTSATQSEGERDKVRRTCDERGSRLNQLVADHEALQRLHQQLTREYDNLIKEHNNLKTTHKNLKLEQKELKEKQNEMSAGEEDLLKLREALEAEMNKLKTDSTSLANLRGEHSRLKDDFRSLFSANEKLRSEYKSLQGDYKAIKTENNTVKLRLTELNGELNDTRDQMAALDVEVSKLNNKCQVLQTLNVTLEEDRRSLMSQVSLLLTQYHDLLTQTLEDKQHFHQEEKNFTDKLNNLRRQKEKLEEKIMEQYRRMDNSPSKKLSPGCVPYSKGFGSNLVRRVRKAGTELINKVPRSGRSRSRGRDEGGESPDSSSLGSSSHANDSMDSGSETRRSSPNLPPSPPHDSEVAEQRMGRNGQTPNHYRKSLPPLNDVFASQILRGSVSSEDVGSLQSGDASDSHQEDSLSTVTAGSGTAELSRAGSRRPVYLTEDSDSIPTRDVGPEPLQNNQNRGRASLRSNASSSMSQQQCTQQSTPIHSKDPNPRGSAKIINAQDWCSERTGSRRRTPYHSPFTTPRRSFLQCATGSPKIPSWVQHSPAGLPKL; encoded by the exons atggaggagaacGCGCAGTTGCAGCTGAGCAACAAGAACTCCCTGAGTGAGTCGGCCACGCTGGTCGCCCAGCTGGACCATCTCAAGTCGCGGGGGCCTCTCAATGGCTCGAGCGTGGGCAGCGACCTCATCGGCGATGCCCAGGCGAGAGTACTCAAGCTGCAGCTAGAGAATCAGAGGCTGGAGGCCGAGGTGGAACAACTCAAGCGCGACTCTCTCCTGGCTTCGGCTGACAAGTTGCTGGAgctggagaaggagaacaagagactGTCCATCAAG GTGACACAGCTTCAGGAGGTGAGTCAGAAGGAGAGGTCGCAAGTGCTGGAAACACAGGGAGAATCTGAGCAACGACATCAAGAAATACAACGCCTTCACCAAACCCTTAACACTGTCAAGACCAATTCCCAACGCCAGATTGATGAGCTTCAG CAAGAAAATACTCAGCTGGTTGAGTTGATTGAAGGACTCCGAGAGCGGCAGAAGAAGACCACAGACACCAGACTTCTTGATGTAGAGTCGGAGAACAAGAAGCTACAGGACATCAACCTGCAACTACAGAGTCAG GTATCACGCCTTGAGTATGAGAAGCAGCAGCTGAACAGACTGACTGAGAGGCTTCGAGAGAGTGCAGACAAGTTATCTGAAGTCGAGCACCAAAAGAATGAGATTGAACGGGAGAACAGAGATCTGCAGAAG GCCATTGCTGCCCTGCGTGAGAGCTGTGAGAAGCATGAGACTCTGGAGCACGACTATGCCAGCCTGGAAGTGGAGTTTAGCAGAGTTTCTAAAACTTTGGCCAACATGCGAGAAACTGTGGCAAAG CTTGAGAGTGCCCAGAGTGAGAAACTCCAGATGCAGGTGGAGGTGGAACGCCTCAACCGCTCAATGGACAGCCTCAGGTCCTCATCCGTCCGCATGGCTGACCTGGAATCGGAGAAGGAGACCCAGCTGCAGCAAATCAACCTCCTGCAGCATGAGTTAAAATCCCTGAAGGCCCAGAAGAGCAGGGCAGAGCAGGCAGAGTTGGAACTGCTGACAGCCCACAATGAGgtgcagaagaagaaaaggactcTTGACACTGTGCAGAAGAAGTTggcagaatcagagagagagaaggctgagTTAGAGAATGAGAACTCTAAG CTTCAAAGAACAGTTGAGACCCTGAAACTTTCAACCAAAAAGCTGAATGACATGGAAAGAGATCTCACTGAGCTGGAGAGTACAAATGACCGGCTGGATCGGGAAAATAAATCCCTCCAGAAAGAA GTTACTAGATTGCGTAATGCTATGGAGGTGAAGGATGGCCTCATTGACGATGCTGCGAGCAAAATATCCACTCAGGAGCGAGATATTAAGAGACTCAACAAAGATGTAGAACAGTTCAGAACAAGTGATAACAG AGTTCGAGaattagagaaggagaagagggagcttGAACAACAAATGATGACTGAACGTAAAACATTAAGTTGCTTAAGAGAAGATTTGGTTGCAGAAAAG GTCAAGACGCAGCAACTCTCCAACCAGCTTGACAGCCTGAGATCGGACCTTTCTAAGCTTGGACTTAATGCAAACAACCTGACTGCTCCAGcttcagataatgatgatga CCGATACAAGGCGCTAGAGTCAATGCTGGAAGAAACCCTGAAGAGAAGtgtggaagtgagagaggagaagatcgCCTCCCTCGAGTCAAGGCTGAATGAGTCTGTCAGCAGGAACAAAGAACTGCGGAAGCATTTGATGGAG GTTAAGAGCGATTTTGAGACCTTGCGTCAACGTCACCAGGAGGAAGGTATTATTGAAGATGTGTCCAAGGAGGTGGCAAAGCTTAGAGAGTCAGTTTACCGCACTAATGAGGAG AAAGGTAGCCTGGAAAATGAAATATCTGAACTCAAATCTCAGGCAGCAAGTTACAGGGAGCAGGTTTGTGCTCTTCAATCTCAGGTGACATCTCTGTCCAACCAAAACACTGTCCTATCCCAGCACAATGCAACACTTCAGGGTGAAAATGCCCGATTGCAGGTGGAGAATACAACCTTGCAGTCACAGTCAGCTTCTCTGATTGCTCAGAATTCTGCTCTCCAGACTTCTGCCACTCAGAGTGAGGGTGAAAGGGATAAG gtTCGTCGTACTTGTGACGAACGAGGCAGCCGCCTGAACCAGCTGGTGGCTGATCATGAGGCTCTTCAGCGACTCCACCAACAGCTGACCAGAGAATACGACAACCTTATCAAAGAACACAACAACCTCAAAACAACTCACAAGAATCTAAAACTAGAACAAAAGGAACTCAAG GAAAAGCAGAATGAGATGTCAGCTGGTGAAGAAGACTTGCTGAAGCTACGTGAAGCCTTGGAAGCAGAGATGAACAAACTTAAGACAGATTCCACTTCTCTAGCTAATCTCCGTGGAGAGCATTCAAGACTTAAG GATGATTTCCGAAGTCTTTTCTCTGCCAATGAGAAGCTGAGATCTGAGTACAAGAGTCTTCAGGGTGACTATAAAGCCATCAAGACAGAGAACAACACTGTGAAGCTGCGGTTAACAGAGCTCAATGGTGAGCTTAATGACACACGAGACCAGATGGCTGCATTGGATGTAGAGGTCTCCAAACTCAATAATAAGTGCCAG GTTCTCCAGACACTGAACGTGACTCTTGAGGAAGACAGGAGATCTCTGATGTCACAGGTGTCACTGTTGCTCACACAGTACCATGACCTCCTCACACAAACACTGGAGGACAAGCAGCACTTCCACCAGGAGGAGAAGAATTTCAC GGACAAGCTGAACAACCTTCGGCGACAGAAGGAGAAGTTAGAGGAGAAGATCATGGAGCAGTATCGACGTATGGATAACTCGCCATCCAAGAA GTTATCACCGGGCTGTGTGCCGTACTC GAAAGGCTTTGGCTCCAATCTTGTGCGACGAGTAAGGAAAGCTGGAACTGAGCTGATCAACAAAGTTCCCAGG AGCGGACGCTCAAGATCCAGAGGAcgtgacgaaggaggagaaagccCTGATTCTTCATCTCTTGGGTCATCTTCGCATGCCAACGATTCTATGGACTCTGGTTCTGAAACGCGGCGCTCCTCCCCAaacctcccaccttctcctccccatgaCAGTGAAGTAGCAGAGCAGAGAATGGGAAGAAATGGACAGACCCCCAATCATTACAGGAAAAGTTTACCACCTCTGAATGATGTCTTTGCCTCACAGATTCTCAG AGGCTCAGTGTCATCAGAGGATGTGGGAAGTTTGCAGTCAGGTGATGCCAGTGACAGTCACCAGGAAGACTCGCTGTCCACTGTTACAGCCGGAAGCGGGACTGCAGAATTGAGCCGAGCAGGGTCCAGACGTCCTGTATATCTCACTGAGGATTCGGACTCCATACCCACCCGTGATGTAGGACCTGAACCTCTTCAGAACAACCAG AATCGAGGCAGAGCTTCATTAAGGAGCAATGCATCTTCTTCAATGAGCCAACAG CAATGTACACAGCAGTCTACCCCCATCCACTCCAAGGACCCCAACCCCAGGGGGAGTGCCAAGATCATCAACGCCCAAGACTGGTGTTCGGAAAGAACGGGCAGTAGACGACGAACCCCCTACCACTCCCCGTTTACCACCCCGCGCCGATCATTCCTCCAG TGCGCCACAGGTTCCCCCAAGATCCCGTCGTGGGTCCAGCATAGTCCAGCAGGACTCCCTAAGCTCTAG
- the LOC125038952 gene encoding girdin-like isoform X2, producing MEENAQLQLSNKNSLSESATLVAQLDHLKSRGPLNGSSVGSDLIGDAQARVLKLQLENQRLEAEVEQLKRDSLLASADKLLELEKENKRLSIKVTQLQEVSQKERSQVLETQGESEQRHQEIQRLHQTLNTVKTNSQRQIDELQQENTQLVELIEGLRERQKKTTDTRLLDVESENKKLQDINLQLQSQVSRLEYEKQQLNRLTERLRESADKLSEVEHQKNEIERENRDLQKAIAALRESCEKHETLEHDYASLEVEFSRVSKTLANMRETVAKLESAQSEKLQMQVEVERLNRSMDSLRSSSVRMADLESEKETQLQQINLLQHELKSLKAQKSRAEQAELELLTAHNEVQKKKRTLDTVQKKLAESEREKAELENENSKLQRTVETLKLSTKKLNDMERDLTELESTNDRLDRENKSLQKEVTRLRNAMEVKDGLIDDAASKISTQERDIKRLNKDVEQFRTSDNRVRELEKEKRELEQQMMTERKTLSCLREDLVAEKVKTQQLSNQLDSLRSDLSKLGLNANNLTAPASDNDDDRYKALESMLEETLKRSVEVREEKIASLESRLNESVSRNKELRKHLMEVKSDFETLRQRHQEEGIIEDVSKEVAKLRESVYRTNEEKGSLENEISELKSQAASYREQVCALQSQVTSLSNQNTVLSQHNATLQGENARLQVENTTLQSQSASLIAQNSALQTSATQSEGERDKVRRTCDERGSRLNQLVADHEALQRLHQQLTREYDNLIKEHNNLKTTHKNLKLEQKELKEKQNEMSAGEEDLLKLREALEAEMNKLKTDSTSLANLRGEHSRLKDDFRSLFSANEKLRSEYKSLQGDYKAIKTENNTVKLRLTELNGELNDTRDQMAALDVEVSKLNNKCQVLQTLNVTLEEDRRSLMSQVSLLLTQYHDLLTQTLEDKQHFHQEEKNFTDKLNNLRRQKEKLEEKIMEQYRRMDNSPSKKLSPGCVPYSKGFGSNLVRRVRKAGTELINKVPRSGRSRSRGRDEGGESPDSSSLGSSSHANDSMDSGSETRRSSPNLPPSPPHDSEVAEQRMGRNGQTPNHYRKSLPPLNDVFASQILRGSVSSEDVGSLQSGDASDSHQEDSLSTVTAGSGTAELSRAGSRRPVYLTEDSDSIPTRDVGPEPLQNNQNRGRASLRSNASSSMSQQVMNSNVHSSLPPSTPRTPTPGGVPRSSTPKTGVRKERAVDDEPPTTPRLPPRADHSSSAPQVPPRSRRGSSIVQQDSLSSSHSTPPPEIPDLKPPKPPPRPPPSDDTPLKQSKDIVDNSVWYEYGCV from the exons atggaggagaacGCGCAGTTGCAGCTGAGCAACAAGAACTCCCTGAGTGAGTCGGCCACGCTGGTCGCCCAGCTGGACCATCTCAAGTCGCGGGGGCCTCTCAATGGCTCGAGCGTGGGCAGCGACCTCATCGGCGATGCCCAGGCGAGAGTACTCAAGCTGCAGCTAGAGAATCAGAGGCTGGAGGCCGAGGTGGAACAACTCAAGCGCGACTCTCTCCTGGCTTCGGCTGACAAGTTGCTGGAgctggagaaggagaacaagagactGTCCATCAAG GTGACACAGCTTCAGGAGGTGAGTCAGAAGGAGAGGTCGCAAGTGCTGGAAACACAGGGAGAATCTGAGCAACGACATCAAGAAATACAACGCCTTCACCAAACCCTTAACACTGTCAAGACCAATTCCCAACGCCAGATTGATGAGCTTCAG CAAGAAAATACTCAGCTGGTTGAGTTGATTGAAGGACTCCGAGAGCGGCAGAAGAAGACCACAGACACCAGACTTCTTGATGTAGAGTCGGAGAACAAGAAGCTACAGGACATCAACCTGCAACTACAGAGTCAG GTATCACGCCTTGAGTATGAGAAGCAGCAGCTGAACAGACTGACTGAGAGGCTTCGAGAGAGTGCAGACAAGTTATCTGAAGTCGAGCACCAAAAGAATGAGATTGAACGGGAGAACAGAGATCTGCAGAAG GCCATTGCTGCCCTGCGTGAGAGCTGTGAGAAGCATGAGACTCTGGAGCACGACTATGCCAGCCTGGAAGTGGAGTTTAGCAGAGTTTCTAAAACTTTGGCCAACATGCGAGAAACTGTGGCAAAG CTTGAGAGTGCCCAGAGTGAGAAACTCCAGATGCAGGTGGAGGTGGAACGCCTCAACCGCTCAATGGACAGCCTCAGGTCCTCATCCGTCCGCATGGCTGACCTGGAATCGGAGAAGGAGACCCAGCTGCAGCAAATCAACCTCCTGCAGCATGAGTTAAAATCCCTGAAGGCCCAGAAGAGCAGGGCAGAGCAGGCAGAGTTGGAACTGCTGACAGCCCACAATGAGgtgcagaagaagaaaaggactcTTGACACTGTGCAGAAGAAGTTggcagaatcagagagagagaaggctgagTTAGAGAATGAGAACTCTAAG CTTCAAAGAACAGTTGAGACCCTGAAACTTTCAACCAAAAAGCTGAATGACATGGAAAGAGATCTCACTGAGCTGGAGAGTACAAATGACCGGCTGGATCGGGAAAATAAATCCCTCCAGAAAGAA GTTACTAGATTGCGTAATGCTATGGAGGTGAAGGATGGCCTCATTGACGATGCTGCGAGCAAAATATCCACTCAGGAGCGAGATATTAAGAGACTCAACAAAGATGTAGAACAGTTCAGAACAAGTGATAACAG AGTTCGAGaattagagaaggagaagagggagcttGAACAACAAATGATGACTGAACGTAAAACATTAAGTTGCTTAAGAGAAGATTTGGTTGCAGAAAAG GTCAAGACGCAGCAACTCTCCAACCAGCTTGACAGCCTGAGATCGGACCTTTCTAAGCTTGGACTTAATGCAAACAACCTGACTGCTCCAGcttcagataatgatgatga CCGATACAAGGCGCTAGAGTCAATGCTGGAAGAAACCCTGAAGAGAAGtgtggaagtgagagaggagaagatcgCCTCCCTCGAGTCAAGGCTGAATGAGTCTGTCAGCAGGAACAAAGAACTGCGGAAGCATTTGATGGAG GTTAAGAGCGATTTTGAGACCTTGCGTCAACGTCACCAGGAGGAAGGTATTATTGAAGATGTGTCCAAGGAGGTGGCAAAGCTTAGAGAGTCAGTTTACCGCACTAATGAGGAG AAAGGTAGCCTGGAAAATGAAATATCTGAACTCAAATCTCAGGCAGCAAGTTACAGGGAGCAGGTTTGTGCTCTTCAATCTCAGGTGACATCTCTGTCCAACCAAAACACTGTCCTATCCCAGCACAATGCAACACTTCAGGGTGAAAATGCCCGATTGCAGGTGGAGAATACAACCTTGCAGTCACAGTCAGCTTCTCTGATTGCTCAGAATTCTGCTCTCCAGACTTCTGCCACTCAGAGTGAGGGTGAAAGGGATAAG gtTCGTCGTACTTGTGACGAACGAGGCAGCCGCCTGAACCAGCTGGTGGCTGATCATGAGGCTCTTCAGCGACTCCACCAACAGCTGACCAGAGAATACGACAACCTTATCAAAGAACACAACAACCTCAAAACAACTCACAAGAATCTAAAACTAGAACAAAAGGAACTCAAG GAAAAGCAGAATGAGATGTCAGCTGGTGAAGAAGACTTGCTGAAGCTACGTGAAGCCTTGGAAGCAGAGATGAACAAACTTAAGACAGATTCCACTTCTCTAGCTAATCTCCGTGGAGAGCATTCAAGACTTAAG GATGATTTCCGAAGTCTTTTCTCTGCCAATGAGAAGCTGAGATCTGAGTACAAGAGTCTTCAGGGTGACTATAAAGCCATCAAGACAGAGAACAACACTGTGAAGCTGCGGTTAACAGAGCTCAATGGTGAGCTTAATGACACACGAGACCAGATGGCTGCATTGGATGTAGAGGTCTCCAAACTCAATAATAAGTGCCAG GTTCTCCAGACACTGAACGTGACTCTTGAGGAAGACAGGAGATCTCTGATGTCACAGGTGTCACTGTTGCTCACACAGTACCATGACCTCCTCACACAAACACTGGAGGACAAGCAGCACTTCCACCAGGAGGAGAAGAATTTCAC GGACAAGCTGAACAACCTTCGGCGACAGAAGGAGAAGTTAGAGGAGAAGATCATGGAGCAGTATCGACGTATGGATAACTCGCCATCCAAGAA GTTATCACCGGGCTGTGTGCCGTACTC GAAAGGCTTTGGCTCCAATCTTGTGCGACGAGTAAGGAAAGCTGGAACTGAGCTGATCAACAAAGTTCCCAGG AGCGGACGCTCAAGATCCAGAGGAcgtgacgaaggaggagaaagccCTGATTCTTCATCTCTTGGGTCATCTTCGCATGCCAACGATTCTATGGACTCTGGTTCTGAAACGCGGCGCTCCTCCCCAaacctcccaccttctcctccccatgaCAGTGAAGTAGCAGAGCAGAGAATGGGAAGAAATGGACAGACCCCCAATCATTACAGGAAAAGTTTACCACCTCTGAATGATGTCTTTGCCTCACAGATTCTCAG AGGCTCAGTGTCATCAGAGGATGTGGGAAGTTTGCAGTCAGGTGATGCCAGTGACAGTCACCAGGAAGACTCGCTGTCCACTGTTACAGCCGGAAGCGGGACTGCAGAATTGAGCCGAGCAGGGTCCAGACGTCCTGTATATCTCACTGAGGATTCGGACTCCATACCCACCCGTGATGTAGGACCTGAACCTCTTCAGAACAACCAG AATCGAGGCAGAGCTTCATTAAGGAGCAATGCATCTTCTTCAATGAGCCAACAGGTGATGAACAG CAATGTACACAGCAGTCTACCCCCATCCACTCCAAGGACCCCAACCCCAGGGGGAGTGCCAAGATCATCAACGCCCAAGACTGGTGTTCGGAAAGAACGGGCAGTAGACGACGAACCCCCTACCACTCCCCGTTTACCACCCCGCGCCGATCATTCCTCCAG TGCGCCACAGGTTCCCCCAAGATCCCGTCGTGGGTCCAGCATAGTCCAGCAGGACTCCCTAAGCTCTAGTCACTCAACTCCTCCCCCTGAGATCCCAGACCTTAAGCCCCCCAAGCCACCACCACGTCCGCCTCCTTCTGACGATACACCTCTGAAACAGTCCAAGGATATTGTGGATAACTCGGTGTGGTATGAATATGGATGTGTTTAG